In the Kitasatospora terrestris genome, one interval contains:
- a CDS encoding tyrosine-protein phosphatase, producing MTDSAYDAPVLLDVPDVPNFRDAGCGVLPPGRLYRSGGLFHMTEEGAGRLKALGVRVVIDLRSRRELDVWPDRLHGLEVEYRHLPLLPDPADSGLPWPQTPAELYPFMAEVGGAALAGAVRALAEGGAVLVHCAVGKDRTGLTVAAVHTLLGMPEGDLVADFLRSNPALGLDAGPVPYTDEEGRERMSNPVEAPNLRAALARIAELHGSLDGYLLAHGATAEDLAAVRALRAG from the coding sequence ATGACCGATAGCGCATACGACGCCCCCGTCCTGCTCGACGTCCCCGATGTGCCGAACTTCCGCGACGCGGGGTGCGGCGTGCTCCCGCCGGGCCGGCTGTACCGCTCCGGCGGGCTGTTCCACATGACCGAGGAGGGCGCCGGGCGGCTGAAGGCGCTCGGCGTCCGGGTGGTGATCGACCTGCGCAGCCGCCGCGAGCTGGACGTCTGGCCCGACCGGCTGCACGGCCTGGAGGTCGAGTACCGGCACCTGCCGCTGCTGCCCGACCCGGCGGACAGCGGGCTGCCGTGGCCGCAGACCCCGGCGGAGCTGTACCCGTTCATGGCGGAGGTCGGCGGCGCGGCGCTGGCCGGTGCGGTGCGGGCGCTGGCGGAGGGCGGCGCGGTGCTGGTCCACTGCGCGGTCGGCAAGGACCGCACCGGGCTGACCGTGGCCGCCGTGCACACCCTGCTCGGCATGCCGGAGGGCGACCTGGTGGCCGACTTCCTGCGGTCCAACCCGGCCCTGGGGCTGGACGCCGGCCCGGTGCCGTACACCGACGAGGAGGGCCGGGAGCGGATGTCGAACCCGGTCGAGGCGCCCAACCTGCGGGCGGCGCTGGCCCGGATCGCCGAGCTGCACGGCTCGCTGGACGGCTACCTGCTCGCGCACGGCGCCACCGCGGAGGACCTGGCAGCGGTCCGGGCCCTCCGCGCGGGCTGA
- a CDS encoding FAD-dependent monooxygenase, with the protein MNERVLVSGASIAGLTLAHFLARNGFRPTVVERAPAVRPGGNGVDVRGRALDVVGRVGIRPAVEAAAADVRGLRFVDDHDRTTARFDLRASDSVEVMRGDLVALLRARADVEFLFDDTVTALRQDPGGVDVEFARAAPRRFDLVAGADGLHSAVRRLAFGPEQRYLRFKGHYFAFADADAALGEDRCVTLHNSPGKVAGLYRSGTHEQAKAYFMFRSAPLDLDHRDTDRQRLLLREAFGGDTSWRVPELLEGALADPEFYFDALSQVALPDWSAGRVVLVGDAAWCASPASGAGAELALVGADRLAGALAAHRGDHRAAFARYLAEHRPTVRRRQRIGPNVRLMVPRTAAGARARDALARLRGRPGPAGRPRRGESGA; encoded by the coding sequence GTGAACGAGCGCGTCCTCGTCTCCGGCGCGAGCATCGCCGGACTGACCCTGGCCCACTTCCTCGCCCGCAACGGCTTCCGGCCCACCGTGGTCGAGCGGGCCCCCGCGGTACGGCCCGGCGGCAACGGCGTCGACGTCCGCGGCCGGGCGCTGGACGTGGTCGGGCGGGTCGGGATCCGGCCCGCCGTCGAGGCGGCCGCCGCCGACGTCCGCGGCCTGCGGTTCGTCGACGACCACGACCGCACCACCGCCCGGTTCGACCTCCGCGCCTCCGACTCCGTCGAGGTGATGCGCGGCGACCTGGTCGCCCTGCTGCGCGCGCGGGCCGACGTCGAGTTCCTCTTCGACGACACGGTGACCGCCCTGCGGCAGGACCCCGGGGGCGTGGACGTCGAGTTCGCGCGGGCCGCGCCCCGCCGCTTCGACCTGGTGGCCGGCGCCGACGGCCTGCACTCCGCCGTCCGCCGGCTGGCCTTCGGGCCGGAGCAGCGGTACCTGCGCTTCAAGGGCCACTACTTCGCCTTCGCGGACGCCGACGCCGCGCTCGGCGAGGACCGCTGCGTCACCCTGCACAACAGCCCGGGCAAGGTCGCCGGCCTCTACCGCTCGGGCACCCACGAGCAGGCCAAGGCGTACTTCATGTTCCGCTCCGCCCCGCTCGACCTCGACCACCGCGACACCGACCGGCAGCGGCTGCTGCTGCGCGAGGCGTTCGGCGGCGACACCTCCTGGCGCGTCCCGGAGCTGCTCGAAGGGGCACTGGCCGACCCGGAGTTCTACTTCGACGCGCTGAGCCAGGTCGCGCTGCCGGACTGGTCGGCCGGCCGGGTCGTGCTGGTCGGCGACGCCGCCTGGTGCGCCTCGCCCGCCTCCGGCGCGGGGGCCGAACTGGCCCTGGTCGGCGCGGACCGGCTGGCCGGCGCGCTGGCCGCCCACCGGGGCGACCACCGGGCCGCGTTCGCCCGGTACCTCGCCGAGCACCGGCCGACGGTCCGCCGCAGGCAGCGGATCGGCCCCAACGTCCGGCTGATGGTGCCGCGCACCGCGGCCGGCGCCCGCGCCCGCGACGCCCTCGCCCGGCTCCGGGGCCGGCCCGGACCGGCGGGGCGGCCGCGTAGGGGAGAATCGGGGGCATGA
- a CDS encoding RimK family alpha-L-glutamate ligase: MTSSEPEVLLSVTMLRPDEKLLLQALRAEGLPVRPVLLEDLAEVVAGHSAPPGLALIRNLSHREAIGVARRLEYVGVETLNRAATIETCNDKGLQALVFARHGVPHPLSRHAYSYAQVRSAVEELGWPAVIKPVSGSWGRGVTRMADEACVDAWVGGRESADAGGKLFPVLVQQYIDKPGHDLRVVVVGRTPVVAIQRVSDDFRTNTHLGAEVKRVEITDEIEKRCAQVVDALGDGFYGVDLVEDRSTGELLVLEVNANPEFARSSALHGVNVAGLLAAHVAETYGRSLDAAAA; encoded by the coding sequence GTGACCTCCTCGGAACCCGAGGTCCTGCTCTCGGTCACCATGCTCCGTCCGGACGAGAAGCTGCTCCTGCAGGCGCTGCGCGCCGAGGGGCTGCCGGTCCGGCCGGTACTGCTGGAGGACCTGGCGGAGGTGGTGGCGGGGCACTCGGCCCCGCCCGGCCTCGCCCTGATCAGGAACCTCTCCCATCGTGAGGCGATCGGAGTCGCCAGGCGGCTGGAGTACGTCGGGGTGGAGACCCTGAACCGCGCCGCCACCATCGAGACCTGCAACGACAAGGGCCTGCAGGCCCTGGTCTTCGCCCGGCACGGAGTCCCGCACCCGCTCTCCCGGCACGCGTACAGCTACGCCCAGGTGCGATCGGCGGTCGAGGAGCTGGGCTGGCCGGCGGTGATCAAGCCGGTCAGCGGCTCCTGGGGCCGCGGGGTGACCCGGATGGCCGACGAGGCCTGCGTGGACGCGTGGGTCGGCGGCCGGGAGTCCGCGGACGCCGGCGGCAAGCTCTTCCCCGTCCTGGTGCAGCAGTACATCGACAAGCCGGGCCACGACCTGCGGGTGGTGGTGGTCGGCCGGACCCCGGTGGTGGCGATCCAGCGGGTCTCGGACGACTTCCGCACCAACACCCACCTCGGCGCCGAGGTGAAGCGGGTGGAGATCACCGACGAGATCGAGAAGCGCTGCGCCCAGGTGGTGGACGCGCTCGGCGACGGCTTCTACGGGGTCGACCTGGTGGAGGACCGATCCACCGGCGAGCTGCTGGTCCTGGAGGTGAACGCCAACCCGGAGTTCGCGCGCTCCTCCGCCCTGCACGGCGTGAACGTGGCGGGCCTGCTCGCCGCGCATGTGGCCGAGACGTACGGGCGCAGCCTTGACGCTGCGGCCGCGTGA
- a CDS encoding SDR family oxidoreductase: MSEVVVVTGGGRGIGAATARLAAARGYAVCVNYRSDEASAAAVVAEIEAAGGTALAVRADVSGTAGVERLFATVDAELGVLTALVNNAGVLERQCRLDELDEARLERIWTANITGPFLCAGAAVRRMSTRYGGKGGAIVNVSSAASRLGSPNEYVDYAASKGAVDSMTRGLALEVAGEGIRVNAVRPGLIHTDIHALGGEPGRVDRLGPGLPMGRGGRPEEIAEAILFLLSPASSYATGAILDLAGGR, from the coding sequence ATGTCCGAGGTGGTCGTGGTGACCGGCGGCGGTCGGGGGATCGGGGCGGCGACGGCCCGGCTGGCCGCCGCCCGCGGGTACGCGGTGTGCGTCAACTACCGGTCCGACGAGGCGTCGGCGGCCGCGGTGGTGGCGGAGATCGAGGCCGCGGGCGGCACCGCGCTCGCGGTGCGGGCGGACGTCTCGGGGACGGCCGGGGTGGAGCGGCTGTTCGCCACCGTGGACGCCGAGCTCGGGGTGCTCACCGCGCTGGTGAACAACGCGGGCGTGCTGGAGCGGCAGTGCCGGCTGGACGAGCTGGACGAGGCGCGGCTGGAGCGGATCTGGACGGCGAACATCACCGGCCCGTTCCTGTGCGCGGGCGCGGCGGTGCGGCGGATGTCGACCCGCTACGGGGGCAAGGGCGGCGCGATCGTCAACGTCTCCTCGGCGGCCTCCCGGCTGGGCTCGCCGAACGAGTACGTGGACTACGCGGCCTCCAAGGGCGCGGTGGACTCGATGACCCGCGGCCTGGCGCTGGAGGTGGCGGGCGAGGGGATCCGGGTGAACGCGGTCCGCCCGGGGCTGATCCACACGGACATCCACGCGCTGGGCGGCGAGCCGGGTCGGGTGGACCGGCTCGGCCCGGGACTGCCGATGGGCCGGGGCGGGCGGCCGGAGGAGATCGCCGAGGCGATCCTCTTCCTGCTCTCCCCCGCGTCCTCGTACGCCACCGGGGCGATCCTGGACCTCGCCGGGGGGCGCTGA
- a CDS encoding DNA glycosylase AlkZ-like family protein, which produces MANTDIPAVKLRAWWAHRQWLDGGRAGASPAEVLAATGWARSVGGAAPYLGMFARAGLGRAAVDAAVAALEVHELPSARGCTYVLPASDFALGLAAGAGAPEADIASASRHLGVTRDEIEKLCLAVSELLSPDRPLDPPAIREGVGGAVRSLGEAGKKRGQSTTLPLALGLLQARGRIRRVPVNGRLDQQRYGYVGWDQTVRGSAAELAERYFAWAAPASVRHFRWFSGFSAATAKAALTPLDLAELPGTDLLMPAALVEEFREFTVPDEPSYALLAGIDGLHLLHRDLPRLIDPVDADRPVPGAKEGRVLGTEVDPQGHVVVDRGRIVGFWEYDTERSEIVHSLFVPADEALLTAIARTEAFVRDELGDARGFSLDSPKSRAPKIAAMRAAGQSSAGR; this is translated from the coding sequence ATGGCGAACACGGACATCCCCGCGGTGAAGCTCCGCGCCTGGTGGGCGCACCGGCAGTGGCTGGACGGCGGCCGTGCGGGCGCGTCCCCGGCCGAGGTGCTGGCGGCGACCGGGTGGGCGCGCTCGGTGGGCGGAGCGGCGCCGTACTTGGGGATGTTCGCCCGGGCGGGCCTGGGGCGGGCGGCGGTGGACGCGGCGGTGGCGGCGCTGGAGGTGCACGAGCTGCCGTCCGCCCGGGGGTGCACGTACGTGCTGCCGGCGTCGGACTTCGCCCTGGGGCTGGCGGCCGGGGCGGGTGCGCCGGAGGCGGACATCGCCTCGGCGTCGCGGCACCTGGGGGTGACCCGGGACGAGATCGAGAAGCTCTGCCTGGCCGTCTCCGAACTGCTGTCCCCCGATCGGCCGTTGGATCCGCCGGCGATCCGGGAGGGGGTGGGCGGGGCGGTCCGGAGCCTGGGCGAGGCGGGGAAGAAGCGCGGGCAGTCGACGACGCTGCCGCTGGCGCTGGGGCTGCTCCAGGCGCGCGGCCGGATCCGCCGGGTGCCGGTCAACGGCCGTCTGGACCAGCAGCGTTACGGCTACGTGGGGTGGGACCAGACGGTCCGCGGTTCGGCGGCGGAGCTGGCCGAGCGGTACTTCGCGTGGGCGGCTCCGGCGTCGGTGAGGCACTTCCGCTGGTTCTCGGGGTTCTCCGCGGCGACCGCGAAGGCGGCGCTCACCCCGCTGGACCTGGCCGAGCTGCCCGGGACGGACCTCCTGATGCCCGCCGCGCTGGTCGAGGAGTTCCGGGAGTTCACCGTCCCGGACGAGCCGTCGTACGCGCTGCTCGCCGGGATCGACGGGCTCCACCTGCTGCACCGCGACCTGCCCCGGCTGATCGACCCGGTGGACGCGGACCGCCCGGTGCCGGGGGCGAAGGAGGGGCGGGTCCTCGGTACGGAGGTCGATCCGCAGGGCCACGTCGTGGTGGACCGCGGCCGGATCGTCGGTTTCTGGGAGTACGACACCGAGCGGTCCGAGATCGTGCACAGCCTGTTCGTGCCGGCCGACGAGGCGCTGCTGACCGCGATCGCCCGCACCGAGGCGTTCGTCCGGGACGAGCTGGGCGACGCCCGGGGCTTCAGCCTGGACTCGCCGAAGAGCCGGGCCCCGAAGATCGCCGCGATGCGGGCCGCGGGTCAGAGCTCCGCCGGCAGGTAG
- a CDS encoding RNA methyltransferase yields the protein MTDDYRDDRRGGAQPAQRSPKDTFITVYGRMPVLEVLQDSALQVDKLVVADNARGDNLDRILRLADRRGVPVREASAHRVKVLAGNGKHDQGIIADVVAPRMAPLEEFLERTRNAKVRGRGILVLDGVNNPSNVGMILRTATAAGMTGVVLPRVGSPSIDPLVIKASAGVAFHAPILRCRTATEALEALHHAGYRIYGLSGEARTSLYGEQFPAKSAFVLGNETEGVSAAAEEWVDRSLHIPMAGGVESLNVSSAAGVLCFDLVRRAEERKAQRG from the coding sequence ATGACCGACGACTACCGCGACGACCGGCGGGGCGGGGCACAGCCGGCCCAGCGCTCCCCGAAGGACACCTTCATCACCGTGTACGGGCGGATGCCCGTGCTGGAGGTGCTGCAGGACTCCGCGTTGCAGGTGGACAAGCTGGTGGTCGCGGACAACGCGCGCGGCGACAACCTGGACCGGATCCTGCGGCTGGCGGACCGGCGCGGGGTGCCGGTCCGGGAGGCGTCGGCGCACCGGGTGAAGGTGCTGGCCGGCAACGGCAAGCACGACCAGGGGATCATCGCGGACGTGGTGGCGCCCCGGATGGCGCCGCTGGAGGAGTTCCTGGAGCGCACCCGGAACGCCAAGGTGCGCGGGCGCGGCATCCTGGTGCTGGACGGCGTCAACAACCCGTCCAACGTGGGCATGATCCTGCGCACGGCGACCGCCGCCGGGATGACCGGCGTGGTGCTGCCCCGGGTGGGGTCGCCGTCGATCGACCCGCTGGTGATCAAGGCCTCGGCGGGGGTGGCGTTCCACGCGCCGATCCTGCGCTGCCGCACCGCGACGGAGGCGCTGGAGGCGCTGCACCACGCCGGGTACCGGATCTACGGCCTGTCCGGCGAGGCCCGCACCTCGCTGTACGGCGAGCAGTTCCCGGCGAAGTCGGCGTTCGTGCTGGGAAACGAGACCGAGGGCGTGTCGGCGGCCGCCGAGGAGTGGGTGGACCGCTCGCTGCACATCCCGATGGCCGGCGGGGTGGAGTCGCTGAACGTCTCCAGCGCCGCCGGGGTGCTCTGCTTCGACCTGGTCCGCCGTGCCGAGGAGCGCAAGGCGCAGCGCGGCTGA
- a CDS encoding lysine biosynthesis protein LysW, with amino-acid sequence MTTAIETPKCLVCDTEFEVQDDWEKGEIAECGACGQEHEVVEKTDAAVRVELAPEVEEDWGE; translated from the coding sequence ATGACCACGGCCATCGAGACGCCGAAGTGCCTCGTCTGCGACACCGAGTTCGAGGTGCAGGACGACTGGGAGAAGGGCGAGATCGCCGAGTGCGGCGCCTGCGGGCAGGAGCACGAGGTGGTCGAGAAGACCGACGCCGCCGTCCGGGTCGAGCTGGCCCCCGAGGTCGAGGAGGACTGGGGCGAGTGA
- a CDS encoding nucleotidyltransferase domain-containing protein, with the protein MHVLLSGVVGSTAYGLAHADSDVDRLGLFAAPTVEFHGLHRPAESHVSTAPDRTLHEAAKWCRLALSCNPTASELVWLPEDLYEVRTPLGDELIAIRRSFLSARAVRNSYLGYATQQFRKLTTRDPGDPRSRAQGAKNARHLVRLLEQGLALHETGEVTVRLAEPERVRELGEHLAENPADATPLLADAEQRFDRPGALPDAPDEAPAEAWLRAVRATHLTPA; encoded by the coding sequence ATGCACGTCCTGCTCTCCGGTGTCGTCGGCTCCACCGCCTACGGCCTCGCCCACGCCGACTCCGACGTCGACCGGCTCGGCCTGTTCGCCGCACCGACCGTCGAGTTCCACGGCCTGCACCGGCCCGCCGAGTCGCACGTCTCCACCGCGCCCGACCGCACCCTGCACGAGGCGGCCAAGTGGTGCCGGCTCGCCCTGAGCTGCAACCCCACCGCCTCCGAACTGGTCTGGCTGCCCGAGGACCTGTACGAGGTGCGCACCCCGCTCGGCGACGAACTCATCGCCATCCGCCGGTCCTTCCTCAGCGCCCGGGCCGTCCGCAACTCCTACCTCGGCTACGCCACCCAGCAGTTCCGCAAACTCACCACCCGCGACCCCGGCGACCCGCGCTCCCGGGCCCAGGGCGCCAAGAACGCCCGGCACCTGGTCCGGCTGCTCGAACAGGGCCTCGCCCTGCACGAGACCGGCGAGGTGACCGTCCGTCTCGCCGAACCCGAGCGCGTCCGCGAGCTGGGCGAACACCTCGCCGAGAACCCGGCCGACGCCACCCCGCTGCTCGCCGACGCCGAGCAGCGCTTCGACCGGCCCGGCGCCCTCCCCGACGCCCCCGACGAGGCCCCCGCCGAGGCCTGGCTCCGCGCCGTCCGGGCCACCCACCTCACCCCCGCCTGA
- a CDS encoding degT/DnrJ/EryC1/StrS aminotransferase gives MELFDTATVLTRVLTSGVVMSIEKSDRELPGLERLLTKQTGRSKAVLLNSRSGAVHAALAGQGIGHGDAISAPVLSEPDRRFLAWLGVEVREERADGGPVAFEKITLDAENADRLGELAAGVTAPALVVDLTGLGFGPAAAVLTDDPEIWARAERLKIFGAYDLRTMWTQQEDAAELVPGVQFNYRLSPLVAACVRMALGQAARPLTTSGATT, from the coding sequence ATGGAACTGTTCGACACGGCCACCGTGCTGACCCGGGTACTGACCTCGGGCGTGGTCATGAGCATCGAGAAGAGCGACCGGGAACTGCCCGGTCTGGAACGCCTGTTGACCAAGCAGACCGGCCGCTCCAAGGCCGTCCTGCTGAACAGCCGCAGCGGCGCGGTGCACGCGGCGCTGGCCGGCCAGGGCATCGGCCACGGCGACGCGATCAGCGCGCCGGTCCTCAGCGAGCCGGACCGCCGCTTCCTGGCCTGGCTGGGCGTCGAGGTGCGCGAGGAGCGCGCCGACGGCGGCCCGGTGGCCTTCGAGAAGATCACGCTGGACGCCGAGAACGCCGACCGCCTCGGCGAGTTGGCGGCCGGGGTCACCGCGCCGGCGCTGGTGGTCGACCTGACCGGCCTGGGCTTCGGCCCGGCCGCCGCGGTCCTCACCGACGACCCGGAGATCTGGGCCCGCGCCGAGCGGCTGAAGATCTTCGGCGCCTACGACCTGCGCACCATGTGGACCCAGCAGGAGGACGCCGCCGAGCTGGTGCCCGGCGTCCAGTTCAACTACCGGCTCAGCCCGCTGGTCGCCGCCTGCGTCCGGATGGCGCTCGGCCAGGCCGCCCGGCCCCTCACCACTTCCGGAGCCACCACGTGA
- a CDS encoding low temperature requirement protein A: protein MISDASRPAAARPELRVSPLELFFDLVFVFTVTQLTDSLAHHLDPSGFARVLVMLAVIWWMYDAFIWLTNAMPPQTHPRRGLLLLGMAGFLVISLTVPHAFEGSGVAFGWAYVLVVAVHTGMFARAGVSRRAVARMGQLNLVNAALVVAGGYLQGTTELLLWTAAFALQFANPYLVDLPQFQLRSDHFVERHGLVMIIAFGESVIAIGVGIGDAHLTATLIAAAMLVLAVCVGLWWAYFGEDDDERAVHFMAGLDDARRNRLAVRLYNLGHYLLLLGVILLATGAKSAVAHPEEVLHTDTAGALAVGVALFLAANTAIRRTIGLSPLLPRLVGAAAVLALGLPLGTRVSALAELAGTVALLAVVLGFEELRARRPAAQRARAVPVD, encoded by the coding sequence CAGTTGACGGACAGTCTGGCCCACCACCTGGACCCGAGCGGCTTCGCCCGGGTGCTGGTGATGCTGGCGGTCATCTGGTGGATGTACGACGCCTTCATCTGGCTGACCAACGCCATGCCGCCCCAGACCCACCCACGGCGCGGCCTGCTGCTGCTCGGCATGGCGGGCTTCCTGGTGATCTCGCTGACCGTGCCGCACGCCTTCGAGGGCAGCGGCGTGGCGTTCGGCTGGGCGTACGTGCTGGTGGTGGCCGTGCACACCGGGATGTTCGCCAGGGCCGGCGTGTCACGGCGCGCGGTGGCCCGGATGGGCCAGCTCAACCTGGTCAACGCGGCCCTGGTGGTGGCCGGCGGCTACCTGCAGGGGACCACCGAACTGCTGCTCTGGACGGCCGCGTTCGCGCTGCAGTTCGCCAACCCGTACCTGGTCGACCTGCCGCAGTTCCAGCTCCGCTCGGACCACTTCGTGGAGCGCCACGGCCTGGTGATGATCATCGCCTTCGGCGAGTCGGTGATCGCGATCGGCGTGGGCATCGGCGACGCGCACCTGACCGCCACCCTGATCGCCGCCGCGATGCTGGTGCTGGCGGTCTGCGTCGGCCTGTGGTGGGCGTACTTCGGCGAGGACGACGACGAGCGGGCGGTGCACTTCATGGCCGGGCTCGACGACGCCCGGCGCAACCGGCTCGCCGTCCGCCTCTACAACCTCGGGCACTACCTGCTGCTGCTCGGCGTCATCCTGCTGGCCACCGGCGCCAAGTCCGCCGTCGCCCACCCCGAGGAGGTGCTGCACACCGACACCGCCGGGGCACTGGCGGTCGGGGTGGCGCTCTTCCTGGCCGCCAACACCGCGATCCGCCGCACCATCGGGCTGAGCCCGCTGCTGCCCCGGCTGGTCGGGGCGGCCGCCGTCCTGGCGCTCGGCCTGCCGCTCGGCACCCGGGTCTCGGCGCTCGCCGAACTCGCGGGCACGGTGGCCCTGCTGGCGGTGGTCCTGGGCTTCGAGGAGCTGCGGGCCCGCCGCCCGGCGGCGCAGCGGGCCCGGGCCGTCCCGGTCGACTGA
- a CDS encoding transglutaminase family protein yields MTDTTTGSPLGPLTPDTADLDAYLAADAVIDHRHPEIAALAARLRGADAEATARAAFAYVRDEIDHSADVDVWSAAYRASDVLARGNGICHAKSHLLAALLRANGIPAGLCYQKLEVLHGLNAVYWPETGQWVRLDARGNRNGADGRFATAPAEERTAWADDPARGDHHYTTVYAAPPADLLAGLARAREGVAGFDYLPAEL; encoded by the coding sequence ATGACCGACACCACCACCGGTTCGCCGCTCGGACCGCTCACCCCCGACACCGCCGACCTCGACGCCTACCTCGCCGCCGACGCCGTGATCGACCACCGGCACCCGGAGATCGCCGCCCTCGCCGCCCGGCTGCGCGGCGCCGACGCCGAGGCCACCGCGCGGGCCGCCTTCGCGTACGTCCGCGACGAGATCGACCACTCGGCGGACGTCGACGTGTGGAGCGCCGCGTACCGGGCCTCGGACGTGCTCGCCCGGGGCAACGGCATCTGCCACGCCAAGTCCCACCTGCTGGCCGCCCTGCTGCGGGCCAACGGGATCCCGGCCGGCCTGTGCTACCAGAAGCTGGAGGTGCTGCACGGCCTGAACGCCGTGTACTGGCCGGAGACCGGGCAGTGGGTGCGGCTCGACGCCCGCGGCAACCGGAACGGCGCCGACGGCCGGTTCGCCACCGCCCCCGCCGAGGAGCGGACCGCCTGGGCCGACGACCCGGCGCGGGGCGACCACCACTACACCACCGTGTACGCCGCGCCGCCCGCCGACCTGCTGGCCGGGCTGGCCCGGGCCCGCGAGGGCGTGGCCGGCTTCGACTACCTGCCGGCGGAGCTCTGA
- a CDS encoding TetR/AcrR family transcriptional regulator, which translates to MSTPRSGGRRADAVRNRQLALEAATALLSEPGAALTVEAIAGRAGLGAGTVVRAFGGKDALLDAAVSDLLEPVVRRARELCGHPEPDLALRTFLAELIAFQSAHHPLNDRLGGLDLPATTARRAELVAAVEEMLDRAQAAGLVRTDLEAPALTTLIGQTAYAVARSRPAAPELVDAYLTVLMDGLRPPR; encoded by the coding sequence ATGTCAACGCCGAGGAGCGGTGGCCGCCGCGCGGACGCGGTGCGCAACCGGCAGCTCGCCCTGGAGGCGGCCACCGCCCTGCTCTCCGAACCGGGCGCCGCGCTGACCGTCGAGGCCATCGCCGGACGCGCCGGCCTCGGCGCGGGCACCGTGGTGCGCGCCTTCGGCGGCAAGGACGCGCTGCTCGACGCCGCCGTCTCCGACCTGCTCGAACCGGTCGTCCGCCGGGCCCGCGAGCTGTGCGGCCACCCCGAGCCGGACCTGGCCCTGCGCACCTTCCTGGCCGAGCTGATCGCCTTCCAGTCCGCGCACCACCCGCTGAACGACCGGCTCGGCGGGCTCGACCTGCCCGCCACCACCGCCCGCCGCGCCGAACTGGTCGCCGCCGTCGAGGAGATGCTCGACCGGGCCCAGGCGGCGGGCCTGGTCCGCACCGACCTCGAAGCCCCCGCCCTGACCACACTGATCGGGCAGACCGCGTACGCCGTCGCCCGTTCCCGGCCCGCCGCGCCGGAGCTCGTCGACGCCTACCTCACCGTGCTGATGGACGGCCTGCGCCCGCCGCGGTAG